A window of the Vibrio fluvialis genome harbors these coding sequences:
- the mioC gene encoding FMN-binding protein MioC, translating into MIHIITGSTLGGAEYVGDHLSDLLQAQGKETTIHNQPLLADIPAQGTWLIITSTHGAGEYPDNIQPFIQALQTTPPNTHELKFAVVAIGDSSYDTFCAAGQHAFDLLEDIGATPLADCLMIDVQEHPVPEDAAEIWLNEIIEKF; encoded by the coding sequence ATGATTCATATCATCACAGGCAGTACCTTAGGCGGCGCGGAATACGTCGGAGATCACCTCAGCGATTTGCTGCAGGCGCAGGGTAAAGAGACCACGATTCACAATCAGCCGTTATTGGCCGACATTCCGGCTCAGGGTACCTGGTTGATCATCACTTCAACTCATGGTGCCGGTGAGTATCCGGATAATATCCAGCCATTTATTCAGGCCCTGCAAACCACGCCACCCAACACTCACGAGCTGAAGTTTGCCGTGGTGGCGATTGGTGACTCAAGCTATGACACTTTCTGCGCAGCAGGTCAGCACGCCTTTGATTTACTAGAAGACATCGGTGCCACGCCACTGGCAGACTGTTTGATGATTGACGTCCAAGAACATCCGGTACCGGAAGATGCGGCGGAAATATGGCTCAATGAGATCATCGAAAAGTTCTGA
- the mnmG gene encoding tRNA uridine-5-carboxymethylaminomethyl(34) synthesis enzyme MnmG, which yields MLYHETFDVIVVGGGHAGTEAALAAARTGQRTLLLTHNIDTLGQMSCNPAIGGIGKGHLVKEVDAMGGLMAEAIDHAGIQFRTLNASKGPAVRATRAQADRALYKAYVRHALENTPNLTLFQQAADDLIVENDQVRGVITQMGLKFHAKAVVLTVGTFLGGKIHIGLENFSGGRAGDPPSIALAQRLRELPFRVDRLKTGTPPRIDANSVDFSVLEAQHGDNPTPVFSFMGKREQHPRQIPCFITHTNEKTHDVIRANLDRSPMYAGVIEGIGPRYCPSIEDKVMRFADKNSHQIFIEPEGLTTTELYPNGISTSLPFDVQVQIVRSMKGFENAHIVRPGYAIEYDFFDPRDLKQTYETKFIQGLFFAGQINGTTGYEEAAAQGLMAGLNASLFSQDKEGWSPRRDQAYMGVLIDDLSTMGTKEPYRMFTSRAEYRLLLREDNADLRLTEKARELGLINDARWARFNQKIENMETERQRLKETWMNPNSDSVDALNALLKTPMSREASGEDLLRRPEMTYEMLTSLPTFAPAMDDLEAAEQVEIQVKYEGYIQRQQDEIEKSLRHEHTKLPVDLDYKAVKGLSNEVVLKLNNAKPETIGIASRISGITPAAISILLVHLKKHGMLKKGEAA from the coding sequence ATGCTTTATCACGAAACATTTGACGTCATTGTGGTTGGTGGCGGTCACGCAGGAACGGAAGCCGCGCTCGCAGCCGCTCGTACAGGCCAACGTACGTTACTTCTTACTCACAATATCGACACCCTGGGCCAGATGTCCTGTAACCCGGCAATCGGCGGTATTGGCAAAGGCCACTTAGTTAAAGAAGTGGATGCGATGGGTGGTCTGATGGCGGAAGCTATCGATCATGCGGGTATTCAATTTCGCACACTGAACGCCTCCAAAGGCCCAGCAGTACGTGCAACTCGTGCTCAGGCTGACCGTGCGCTGTACAAAGCTTACGTTCGCCATGCACTCGAGAACACACCGAATCTGACACTGTTCCAGCAGGCCGCTGACGATCTGATCGTTGAAAATGATCAGGTACGCGGTGTCATCACCCAAATGGGCCTCAAATTCCACGCTAAAGCGGTGGTATTGACCGTTGGTACCTTCCTGGGCGGTAAGATCCATATTGGACTGGAAAACTTCTCAGGTGGCCGTGCAGGGGATCCGCCATCGATCGCATTGGCTCAGCGCCTGCGCGAACTGCCATTCCGCGTGGATCGTCTGAAAACCGGCACACCACCACGTATCGACGCCAACAGTGTCGATTTCTCCGTGTTGGAAGCGCAGCATGGTGATAACCCTACGCCAGTGTTCTCATTCATGGGTAAGCGCGAACAGCATCCGCGTCAGATTCCATGTTTCATCACGCACACTAACGAAAAAACGCATGACGTGATTCGTGCCAACCTGGATCGCAGCCCGATGTATGCGGGGGTGATTGAAGGCATTGGTCCACGTTACTGCCCGTCGATCGAAGACAAAGTGATGCGCTTTGCGGATAAAAACAGTCACCAAATTTTCATCGAGCCAGAAGGTCTGACAACCACAGAACTCTACCCGAACGGTATTTCCACCAGTCTGCCATTTGATGTGCAGGTGCAGATCGTGCGTTCGATGAAAGGCTTTGAAAACGCGCATATTGTCCGCCCGGGCTATGCGATCGAATACGATTTCTTTGATCCGCGCGATCTGAAACAGACTTACGAAACCAAGTTTATTCAAGGCCTGTTCTTTGCGGGTCAGATTAACGGTACTACTGGCTACGAAGAAGCGGCGGCACAAGGTCTGATGGCTGGTCTGAACGCGAGTTTGTTCAGTCAGGACAAAGAGGGCTGGAGTCCTCGTCGTGATCAGGCTTACATGGGCGTTCTGATTGACGATTTGTCGACCATGGGTACCAAAGAACCGTACCGCATGTTTACCTCACGTGCGGAATACCGTCTGCTGCTGCGTGAAGACAACGCTGATCTGCGTTTGACTGAAAAAGCCCGTGAACTGGGTCTGATCAACGATGCACGTTGGGCGCGTTTCAATCAGAAGATTGAAAATATGGAAACGGAACGTCAGCGTCTGAAAGAGACCTGGATGAACCCGAATTCTGACAGTGTGGATGCACTGAACGCCTTGTTGAAAACGCCAATGTCGCGTGAAGCCAGCGGCGAAGATCTGCTGCGTCGTCCTGAAATGACATACGAAATGCTGACGTCATTGCCAACCTTTGCTCCGGCGATGGACGATCTTGAAGCGGCGGAACAAGTTGAAATTCAAGTTAAATACGAAGGTTATATTCAGCGTCAGCAGGATGAGATTGAAAAATCCCTGCGCCATGAACACACCAAGCTGCCTGTCGACCTTGATTACAAAGCGGTCAAAGGTTTGTCGAATGAAGTCGTACTGAAACTGAATAACGCGAAGCCGGAGACCATCGGTATCGCCTCGCGCATTTCCGGTATTACACCAGCGGCCATTTCTATTCTGCTGGTGCACCTGAAAAAACACGGCATGCTCAAAAAAGGAGAAGCCGCGTAA
- the yidC gene encoding membrane protein insertase YidC: MDSQRNILLIALALVSFLLFQQWQVAKNPAPQAVEQAQTSSAVPAPSLADEFDPVPSQSSAAAKVITVTTDVLTLSIDTVGGDVVTAKLNQYSEELDSENPFVLLKNTQGHQFIAQSGLIGPQGIDLSSSDRPTYTVDADSFTLADGQDELRIPMTYQANGIEYTKTFVLKRGDYAIDVEYNVVNHSGNNATLGMYAHLRQNLLDSGGSLAMPTYRGGAYSTEDTRYKKYSFDDMQDRNLAMNLPNGQGWAAMIQHYFASAWIPRNEPGTNLYSRVIGNLGDIGVRMPNKTIADGQQADFKATLWVGPKLQDQMAATAPNLDLVVDYGWLWFIAKPLHWLLSVIQTFVGNWGVAIICLTFIVRGAMYPLTKAQYTSMAKMRMLQPKLQAMRERIGDDRQRMSQEMMELYKKEKVNPLGGCLPIFLQMPIFISLYWALMESVELRHSPFFGWIHDLSAQDPYYILPLLMGASMFFIQKMSPTTVTDPMQQKIMTFMPVMFTFFFLFFPSGLVLYWLVSNIVTLIQQTLIYKGLEKKGLHTK; this comes from the coding sequence ATGGATTCTCAACGTAATATCCTGTTAATCGCTTTGGCTCTGGTTTCTTTTTTACTTTTCCAACAGTGGCAAGTAGCAAAGAATCCGGCACCTCAAGCGGTTGAGCAGGCTCAAACCAGCAGTGCCGTTCCTGCACCGTCTTTAGCCGATGAGTTCGATCCAGTACCATCGCAAAGCAGTGCTGCGGCAAAAGTGATTACTGTCACCACGGATGTACTGACTCTGTCAATTGACACAGTTGGCGGCGATGTCGTCACGGCAAAACTGAACCAATACTCTGAAGAATTGGACTCAGAAAACCCATTCGTCCTTCTGAAAAATACTCAAGGTCATCAATTCATCGCGCAAAGCGGCCTGATCGGTCCACAAGGTATCGATCTGAGCAGCAGCGACCGCCCGACTTACACGGTTGACGCGGATAGCTTCACTCTGGCTGATGGCCAGGATGAACTGCGCATTCCGATGACTTACCAGGCCAACGGCATCGAATACACCAAAACTTTCGTGCTGAAGCGTGGTGATTACGCTATCGACGTTGAATACAACGTGGTCAACCATTCAGGTAACAATGCCACTCTGGGCATGTACGCGCACCTGCGTCAAAACCTGCTGGATTCAGGCGGTAGCCTGGCAATGCCAACTTACCGTGGCGGTGCTTACTCAACCGAAGATACCCGTTACAAAAAATACAGCTTTGACGATATGCAGGATCGCAACCTAGCGATGAACCTGCCAAACGGTCAGGGTTGGGCGGCAATGATTCAACACTACTTTGCTTCAGCTTGGATTCCACGCAATGAACCAGGTACCAACCTGTACTCGCGCGTGATCGGCAACCTGGGTGATATTGGCGTACGTATGCCAAACAAAACCATCGCCGATGGCCAGCAAGCGGATTTCAAAGCCACCCTGTGGGTAGGTCCTAAACTGCAAGATCAAATGGCCGCTACCGCGCCAAACCTTGACCTCGTGGTTGACTACGGTTGGCTATGGTTCATCGCGAAACCACTGCACTGGCTGCTGTCTGTGATTCAAACATTCGTTGGTAACTGGGGTGTGGCAATCATCTGTCTGACCTTCATCGTACGTGGTGCGATGTACCCGCTGACCAAAGCACAGTACACCTCAATGGCGAAAATGCGCATGCTGCAACCAAAACTGCAAGCTATGCGTGAGCGCATCGGCGATGATCGTCAGCGCATGAGCCAGGAAATGATGGAACTGTACAAGAAAGAGAAAGTGAACCCGCTGGGCGGCTGTTTACCAATCTTCCTACAGATGCCTATCTTCATTTCTCTGTACTGGGCACTGATGGAATCGGTCGAACTGCGTCACTCACCATTCTTTGGCTGGATTCACGACTTGTCTGCACAAGACCCGTACTACATCCTGCCACTGCTGATGGGTGCAAGTATGTTCTTCATCCAGAAGATGAGCCCAACCACCGTGACGGATCCAATGCAGCAGAAGATCATGACCTTTATGCCGGTTATGTTCACCTTCTTCTTCCTGTTCTTCCCGTCAGGTCTGGTTCTGTACTGGTTGGTATCGAACATCGTGACTCTGATTCAGCAGACTTTGATTTACAAAGGGCTGGAGAAGAAAGGCTTACACACCAAGTAA
- the yidD gene encoding membrane protein insertion efficiency factor YidD produces the protein MASPLSPFTWLAIGLVRLYQWFISPLIGPRCRFTPTCSTYAIEALRAHGFVKGCWLSGKRLLKCHPLNEGGFDPVPPVQKHDRDK, from the coding sequence ATGGCATCGCCTCTCTCGCCCTTCACGTGGCTAGCCATTGGTTTAGTCCGACTCTACCAGTGGTTTATTAGTCCGCTGATCGGCCCGCGTTGCCGATTTACTCCCACTTGCTCTACTTACGCGATAGAAGCGTTGAGAGCTCACGGATTTGTAAAAGGGTGTTGGTTATCCGGCAAACGTCTATTAAAATGCCACCCTTTGAACGAAGGGGGATTTGACCCCGTTCCACCAGTCCAAAAACACGACAGAGATAAATAA
- the mnmE gene encoding tRNA uridine-5-carboxymethylaminomethyl(34) synthesis GTPase MnmE yields the protein MTTDTIVAQATAPGRGGVGIIRVSGPKAAEVALAVTGRTLKPRYAEYLPFKDESGVELDQGIALFFPNPNSFTGEDVLELQGHGGPVVMDMLIKRILTLAGVRPARPGEFSERAFLNDKMDLTQAEAIADLIDASSEEAAKSALKSLQGQFSKRIHTLVESLIHLRIYVEAAIDFPEEEIDFLADGKVSADLQAIIDNLNAVRQEANQGAIMREGMKVVIAGRPNAGKSSLLNALSGKESAIVTDIAGTTRDVLREHIHIDGMPLHIIDTAGLRDASDEVEKIGIERAWEEIAQADRVLFMVDGTTTDATDPQDIWPDFVDRLPDSMGMTVIRNKVDQTGETLGICHVNQPTLIRLSAKTGEGVDALRSHLKECMGFAGNQEGGFMARRRHLDALERAAEHLDIGQQQLEGYMAGEILAEELRLAQQHLNEITGEFSSDDLLGRIFSSFCIGK from the coding sequence ATGACTACCGATACTATCGTCGCGCAGGCCACGGCTCCGGGCCGCGGCGGCGTCGGCATTATTCGTGTTTCTGGTCCGAAAGCCGCAGAGGTAGCTCTGGCGGTAACAGGCCGTACACTCAAACCACGTTACGCAGAATACCTGCCTTTCAAAGACGAGTCTGGCGTGGAACTGGATCAGGGTATCGCCCTCTTCTTCCCGAATCCCAACTCGTTTACCGGTGAAGATGTACTCGAGCTGCAAGGTCACGGCGGCCCCGTCGTCATGGACATGCTCATCAAGCGTATTCTGACGCTTGCGGGTGTACGTCCGGCACGCCCCGGGGAATTTTCTGAGCGCGCGTTCCTCAACGATAAGATGGACCTGACTCAGGCAGAAGCGATTGCCGACCTGATTGATGCCAGTTCAGAAGAAGCGGCCAAATCGGCACTCAAATCGCTGCAGGGCCAGTTTTCCAAACGCATTCATACGCTGGTGGAGTCACTGATTCATCTGCGCATCTACGTCGAAGCGGCGATTGATTTTCCGGAAGAAGAAATTGATTTTCTCGCCGATGGCAAAGTGTCTGCTGACTTGCAGGCCATCATTGATAACCTCAACGCGGTGCGCCAGGAAGCTAATCAGGGCGCCATCATGCGTGAAGGGATGAAAGTGGTCATTGCGGGTCGTCCTAACGCTGGCAAGTCTAGCCTGCTGAACGCCCTGTCGGGTAAAGAGTCCGCGATTGTGACAGATATCGCCGGCACCACGCGCGATGTCTTGCGTGAACATATTCACATCGACGGCATGCCACTGCACATTATCGACACCGCTGGTTTGCGTGATGCGTCGGATGAAGTGGAAAAAATTGGTATCGAGCGCGCCTGGGAAGAGATTGCCCAAGCCGATCGCGTACTGTTTATGGTCGATGGCACCACGACCGATGCCACCGATCCCCAAGACATCTGGCCGGATTTTGTCGATCGCCTGCCAGACAGCATGGGTATGACGGTGATCCGCAACAAAGTCGATCAGACCGGCGAAACGCTGGGGATCTGCCATGTCAATCAACCGACCCTGATCCGCTTGTCAGCGAAGACTGGTGAAGGTGTCGATGCGCTGCGTTCACACCTGAAAGAGTGCATGGGCTTTGCCGGCAATCAGGAAGGTGGCTTTATGGCTCGCCGTCGTCATCTGGATGCGCTGGAGCGTGCCGCTGAGCACCTGGATATCGGCCAGCAACAGCTGGAAGGCTATATGGCGGGAGAGATTCTGGCAGAAGAGCTGCGTCTGGCGCAGCAACACCTGAATGAAATCACCGGTGAGTTCAGCTCAGATGACCTGCTTGGTCGTATTTTCTCGTCATTCTGTATCGGTAAATAA